A DNA window from Centroberyx gerrardi isolate f3 chromosome 3, fCenGer3.hap1.cur.20231027, whole genome shotgun sequence contains the following coding sequences:
- the LOC144538515 gene encoding cyclin-dependent kinase-like 3 encodes MDNYLKLALLGEGSYGQVYKCQHRQSKDIVAVKKYLHSSEQVVSWTLEREIKLLVQCRHENLVRMQDVFKHDGHLHAVFEFVDRCLVEEVAREPQGLQKTSIRKHTFQILRAVDYLHTNNIVHRDIKPDNILVTSSGVIKLCDFGFARTLPETKVPLSSHVVTLWYKAPELLVGDRMYSKPVDVWAIGCTILIMARCGVFLYGDTEIDQLHQIVRKVGPLTPGQMQMFSDNPNYTSFSLPEVELPKDLRRKYGLHDPLLADLVEVSVLSSAQLGSH; translated from the exons ATGGATAATTACCTGAAGCTAGCTCTGCTCGGTGAAGGCAGCTACGGCCAAGTGTACAAATGTCAACACAGGCAGTCAAAAGACATTGTGGCTGTCAAGAAGTATCTACATTCGTCGGAACAAGTAGTGAGCTGGACtttagagagagaaatcaagctGCTGGTG CAATGCCGCCATGAGAACCTGGTGCGGATGCAGGATGTGTTCAAGCATGACGGCCACCTGCATGCAGTGTTTGAATTTGTCGACCGCTGCCTTGTGGAGGAGGTGGCGAGGGAGCCTCAAGGCCTGCAGAAGACAAGCATCAGGAAGCACACCTTCCAGATCCTGAGAGCTGTCGACTACCTGCATACCAACAAT ATCGTTCACAGAGACATCAAGCCAGACAACATACTGGTCACAAGCTCAGGTGTGATCAAGCTGTGTGACTTTGGCTTCGCCCGCACGCTGCCGGAGACCAAAGTTCCTCTCAGCAGCCATGTGGTCACTCTGTGGTACAAAGCCCCAGAGCTGCTGGTGGGAGACAGGATGTACAGCAA ACCTGTGGATGTGTGGGCCATCGGCTGTACCATCCTGATCATGGCCAGATGTGGCGTGTTCCTgtatggagacacagagatcGATCAGCTGCATCAGATTGTCAGGAAAGTGG GACCGCTGACCCCTGGCCAAATGCAGATGTTTTCGGATAACCCCAACTATACTTCATTCAGCCTGCCTGAGGTGGAGCTGCCCAAAGACCTCAGGAGGAAGTACGGCCTGCACGACCCCCTGTTGGCTGACCTGGTGGAAGTAAGTGTGCTCTCTTCTGCACAACTGGGCAGCCACTGA
- the LOC144538516 gene encoding cyclin-dependent kinase-like 3, protein MDNYLKLALLGEGSYGQVYKCQHRQSKDIVAIKKYLHSSEQVVSWTLEREIKLLVQCRHENLVRMQDVFKHDGHLHAVFEFVDRCLVEEVAREPQGLQKTSIRKHTFQILRAVDYLHTNNIVHRDIKPDNILVTSSGVIKLCDFGIFSEPCIPIWVLKVFLCLLSPLSFRPVDVWAIGCTILIMARCGVFLYGDTEIDQLHQIVRKVGPLTPGQMQMFSDNPNYTSFSLPEVELPKDLRRKYGLHDPLLADLVEVSVLSSAQLGSH, encoded by the exons ATGGATAATTACCTGAAGCTAGCTCTGCTCGGTGAAGGCAGCTACGGCCAAGTTTACAAATGTCAACACAGGCAGTCAAAAGACATTGTGGCTATCAAGAAGTATCTACATTCGTCGGAACAAGTAGTGAGCTGGACtttagagagagaaatcaagctGCTGGTG CAATGCCGCCATGAGAACCTGGTGCGGATGCAGGATGTGTTCAAGCATGACGGCCACCTGCATGCAGTGTTTGAATTTGTCGACCGCTGCCTTGTGGAGGAGGTGGCGAGGGAGCCTCAAGGCCTGCAGAAGACAAGCATCAGGAAGCACACCTTCCAGATCCTGAGAGCTGTCGACTACCTGCATACCAACAAT ATCGTTCACAGAGACATCAAGCCAGACAACATACTGGTCACAAGCTCAGGTGTGATCAAGCTGTGTGACTTTGGCATATTCTCAGAGCCT TGTATTCCTATCTGGGTTCTTAaggtgtttctctgtctgctctctcccctctccttcagACCTGTGGATGTGTGGGCCATCGGCTGTACCATCCTGATCATGGCCAGATGTGGCGTGTTCCTgtatggagacacagagatcGATCAGCTGCATCAGATTGTCAGGAAAGTGG GACCGCTGACCCCTGGCCAAATGCAGATGTTTTCGGATAACCCCAACTATACTTCATTCAGCCTGCCTGAGGTGGAGCTGCCCAAAGACCTCAGGAGGAAGTACGGCCTGCACGACCCCCTGTTGGCTGACCTGGTGGAAGTAAGTGTGCTCTCTTCTGCACAACTGGGCAGCCACTGA